cccctcaatctacaaacaatacccccaaaaatacatttattttttatttttgtgaaaatgtattaacaataaaaaaaaaagtacatttacacaagtattcagggctccggagtggcgcagcggtttaaggcactgcatctcagtgcaagaagcgtcattacagtccctggttcgaatccgggCTGTATTatatccggctgtgattgggagtcctttagggcggcgcacaattggcccagcgtcgtctaggccgtcattgtaaataagaatttgttcttaactgacttgcctagttaaatttaaaaaaagtattcagaccctttaccgtgtactttgttgatgcacctttggcagcgattacagcctcaagtcttcttgggtatgatgctacaaccTGTATTTGGGCAGTTAATCCCTTcaatgcagatcctctcaagcgctgtccgGTTGGATGGAGAgcttcactgcacagctattttcaggtctctccagagatgtttgatcgggttcaagtccgggctttggctgggccactcaaggacattcagagacttgtcctgaagccattcctgcgtcgtcttggctgtgtgcttagggtcgttgtcctgttggaaggtgaaccttcgccccagtctgaggtcctgaggtccTCGGAATCGGACAATATTAGCTAAGAATGCCaatatcggtatcggcccgatgtatAGTTTCACACCGATGtttaaaaaccgatgtcaaagctgccgTGCATATCTATATAACGTAGGTAATGAATTAATGACACCACGTAAAATGTTATGCAACACAGCATCCCTAACcgagcccacaatgtctgctgtgacattttcagtgagacaactcaaaggcaaaatccattaaagccaagataatggaattcattgcccttgacaatcaaccgttctctgtcatgggggatgttggctttcgccgtctggttgagcaccggtacacactaccaagtgtgctatttttcagatgttgtcctactggagttacacagtaatagcgtcactgctattagcttcacaacatacataaacttagcaaaaaaagaaacgtccccttttcaggaccctgtctttcaaagataattcgtaaaaatccaaataacttcacagatcttcattgtaaagggtttaaacactgtttcccatgcttgttcaatgaaccataaacaattaatgaagatgctcctgtggaacggttgttaagacactaaaagcttacagacagtaggcaattaggTCAGTTATGAgaactgactctgaaaaacacacagaaagatgcccagggtccctgctcatctgtgtgaatgtgccttaggcatgctgcaaggaggcatgagaactgcagatgtggccagggcaataaattgcaatgtccgtactgtgagacgcctaagacagcgctacagggagacaggacggacagctgatcgtcctcgcagtggcagaccacgtgtaacaacacctgcacaggatcggtacatccaaacttcacacctgcgggacaggtacaagatggcaacaactgcccgagttacaccaggaacgcacaatccctccatcagtgctcagactgtccgcaataggctgagagaggctggactgagggcttgtaggcctgttgtaaggcaggtcctcaccagacatcacaggcaacaacattgcctatgggcacaaacccaccgtcgctggaccagacaggactggcaaaaagtgctcttcactggcgagtcgcggttttgtctcaccaggggtgatggtcggattcgtgtttatcgtcgaaggaatgagcgttacagcGAGGCCTGTACTCTTGAGCTGGATCAATtaggaggtggagggtccgtcatggtctgggccggtaggtcacagcatcatcggactgagcttgttgtcattgcaggcaatctcaacgctgtgcatcctcctcccttatgtggtaccctttctgcaggctcatcctgacatgaccctccagcaatgcaatgccaccagccatactgctcattctgtgcgtgatttcctgcaagacagcaaagtcagtgttctgccatggccagcgaagagcacgcctgggacctgttggatcggagggtgagggctagggccattccccccagaaatgtccgggaacttgcaggtgccttggtggaagggcggggtaacatctcacaacaagaACGCGCAattatggtgcagtccatgaggaggagacgcACTGCActacttaatgcagctgatgctccccctttgttcagggacacattatttaatttctgttagtcacatgtctgttgaacttgttcagtttatgtctcagtaaTTGAagcttatgttcatacaaatatttacacatgttaagtttgctgaaaataaacgccggccacgaacgatgtgtttacaataccgcgttggtaataaagcatcatttgttcGGCCGCAGCTTCTGGGGTACCTAGCTAGTACCAATACatccagcctgaaaacaatgaccagtagaaactgtggtcattttcattattcttagcaatgatttaggaatccttgtaagtattagctaggttgccacttgttgttcgcctattgaaaatGAACATCAGTTCATGAAGAAAAGAAATAGCCAGCCAACTGCTTAACCCTGTTGCCAAAGCTAACATtgtaagcagccagctagcttcagtAAGCTCGACCGgaatgtgttgtgaagctagctacaataaggattaggcacactAGTGGAATTTGCAGtctgccttcaaaataaaagtatgcaATTGAAAGTGATTCAAATGAAAacaatagtagaattatgccatattTTTATTTGAAGGCTAACCTCAAATTcaactattgtgcctaatccttattgtggctagaatcacatagatgggtccgaccaccattaatcaaataagaactgtcttatttTTAAATGTCCAGCACTGTAGATGTGCGATAAATATTTACCAGCGCTCATAGCAtgcgtatcgatgaatcgttgtgacatatgaaatacgagtgatagagTAATCAATGTGTAAAAACTATGCAAAAAATGTATGAACCCGTTAAATTATTAGTCATATTCAGATgttgattggtcaacaagcttatttgacacgtcaaatagtgttatttgacacttatcttttttgacacgtaaagacccaaacggcgttccatagaaatcctggttgagaatgaaacgactgaagaAATTAAcgacgaaacagcacagcaagtaagtgaaatatatttttttgatgaTGTTTTACTGGTAGTGGGggcatacgtaaatgccaacaatataattgtgtgtgtgtgtgtgtgtgtgtgtgtgtgtgtgtgtgtgtgtaacctttattgaactaggcaagtcagttaagaacaaattcttatttacaatgacggccaaacccggacgacgctgtgccaattgtgcgctgctctatgggactcccaatcacggccggatgtgatacagcctggattcgaaccagggactgtagtgacgcctcttgcactgagatgcagtgccttagaccgctgcgtccatgtgtgtgctaactatttaactgtactagaatgcttaaaagcctacaattttttttaaatgtctgttATCGGTATTGTTTTATTTGACACGGAAAATATCGGATattggtatcggccaaaaatgtcatatcgttACATCAGTatgagtcctttaggtaccttttagcaaactccaaacgggttgtcatgtgtcttttactgtggagtggctttcgtctggccactctatcataaaggcctgattggtggagggctgtagagatggttgtcctggaaggaactctggagctctgtcggtgaccatccggttcttggacacctccctgaccaaggcccttctcccccgactgctcagtttggcctcagcggccagctctaggaagagtcttggtggttccaaacttcatccatttaagaatggaggccactgttcttggggaccttcaatgctgcagacattttttggtacacttccccagatctgtgcctcgacacaatcctgtcccggagctctacggacaattcctttgacctcctggcttggtttttgctctgaaatgcactgtcaactgtgggaccttatatagacagctgtgtgcttatccaaatcatgtccaattaattgaatttaccacaggtggactccaatcacattgtagaaacagctcaaggatgatcaatggaaaccggatgcaactgagctcaatttcaagtctcatagcgaagggtctgaatacttatttaaataaggtatttctgttttttgtgtatttttatgcaacattttctaaacctgtttttgctttgtcattgtggtattgtgtgtagattgagaggaTTTTCtgttcatttaatccattttagaataaggctgtaatgttacaaaatgtgaaaaaagtgaaggggtctgagtactttccgaacgcactgtatgtgtgtataatgggcCAAATGGTTACCTCTAAAAAGATTAGAATTGGCATTATTACCAAAGCAAAGGTCACTAGCTACTAATCTTGTTCATCAGTGAGATTAGGCTAATCAATGTTTGAAGATGCATGTTTGATAGAAGATCCATGTTGCATTTCGCAACCAGTTTGCAAGCAACATTTTTGGCAGGCCCGGCATTGAAGAGGTTTTGGGTTTTGTAGCTTCAGTATTTCCCAAAATCATGCAACTGTTGGCTCACTAATGACGTGGCTCATCTTTTCTCCCTTCCCTTGCAGACCTGTAAGTACTATCTCTGTGGATTCTGCCCTGCAGAATTATTCACAAACACCCGGTCTGACTTGGGTCCCTGTGAAAAAATCCACGATGAAAACCTTAGGAAAATGTAAGTTTTACCTTTTCCACCCCATCACTTTTTGTTTGTGTTaaaattaagcaataaggcccgaggcgGTGTGGCATATTGTGAATATAGCAAGTCTTACGTCTTTTCTTATGGACGACACAACGCAGAGTTCCTGGATGCAGCCcgtagccatggtatattggccatataccacaccccctcaggccgtATTGCAATTATACACTGGTTATGAatgttatattggccatataccacaccccctcaggccgtATTGCAATTATACACTGGTTATGAatgttatattggccatataccacaccccctcaggccttattgctattataaactggttatgaatgttatattggccatataccacatcccctcaggccttattgctattataaactggttatgaatgttatattggccatataccacaccccctcaggccttattgctattataaactggttatgaatgttatattggccatataccacatcccctcaggccttattgctattataaactggttatgaatgttatattggccatataccacaccccctcaggccttattgctattataaactggttatgaatgttatattggccatataccacaccccctcaggccgtATTGCAATTATACACTGGTTATGAatgttatattggccatataccacaccccctcaggccttattgctattataaactggttatgaatgttatattggccatataccataccccctcaggccttattgctattataaactggttaccaatttAATTAGAAAAGTAAACAGGTAATTTTGTATTATAcctgtggtatatttaagcaataaggcctggggagtgtggtatatggacaatataccatgactaagggctgttcttaaacTAATATCACATGTCTATAGCGTATAACAGGTGAATAACTCCCTTTTCATCCCTATGTGCACCAGGTATGAGAAGAGCTCCCGGTTCATGAAGGAGGGCTATGAGAGGGACTTCCTGCGCTACCTGCAGTCTCTCCTGGccgaggtggagaggaggatccgCAGGGGCCACGCCCGTCTGGCCCTGTCGCAGGCCCAGCAGGCCGCAGGAGTAAGAATACATAAAGATTTACTCAGTCAATGCCCATAGGTCGCCGCTATAGAGAACACAGAACTCAACATGGAAACCTAGGCCAACCCTTGTATTCGGTTTGTCATGTTAATCAATGTTGTTAGATTATGCTGACTGGACCTTCTCTTTCTCCAGCAGGGGCCTGGTGGTCCTGTGGGGAAGAACGAGGAGAAAGCTACAGTCCTGACAGAGAAGATCGAGGACCTAGTCATGCAGGTGAGCTGCCTGGGTTTACCAAAACATTACATTCTACCATCGAAcacaattacagttgaagtcagaagtttacatacacttaggttgtagtcaaaattcgtttttcagccactccacaaatttcttgttaacaaactatagttttggcacgtcggttaggatatctactttgcatgacactagtcatttttccaacaattgtttacagacagattatttcacttataattcactgtatcacaattccagtgggtcagaagtttacatacactaagttgactgtgcctttaaacagcttggaaaattccagaaaatggctttagaagcttctgataggctaattgacatcatttgagtcaattggaggtttacctgtggatgtatttcaaggcctaccttcaaactcagtgccttattgcttgacatcatgggaaaatcaaaagacatcagccaagacctcagaaaaagaattgtagaccttcacaagtctggttcatccttgggagcaatttccaaacgcctgaaggtaccatgttcatctgtacaaacaatagtacgcaactataaacatgggaccacgcagctgttataccgctcaggaaggagacgcgttctgtctcctagagatgaacgtactttggtgcaaatcaatcccagaacatcagcaCAGGAAgttgtgaagatgctgcaggtaacgtgtacaaaagtatctatatccacagtcaaacaagtcctatatcgacataacctgaaaggctgctcagcaaggaagaagccactgctccaaaaacgccataaaaaagccagactacggtttgcaactgcacatggtgacaaggatcttactttttggagaattgtcctctggtctgatgaaacaaaaatagaactgtttggccataatgaccgttatgtttggaggaaaaaggggaggcttgcaagccaaagaacaccatcccaaccgtgaagcatgggggtggcagcgttgtgggggtgctttgctgcaggagggactggtgcacttcacaaaatagatggcatcatgaggcagaaagatgatgttgcttcaatatatccacatctcaagacatcagtcaggaagttaaagcttggtcgcaaatgggtcttttcaaatggacaatgaccccaagcatacttccaaagtcgtggcaaaatggcttaaggacaacaaagtcaaggtattggaatggccatcacaaagccctgacctcaatcctatcgataatttgtgggcataactgaaaaagcgtgtgagcacggaggcctacaaacctgactccgttacaccagctctgtcaggaggaatgggccaaaattcacccaacttattgtgggaagcttgtggaaggctacctgaaacgtttgacccaagttaaacaatttaaaggcaatacactcaattagtatttggtagcatgtaaacttctgacccactgggaatgtgatgaaagaaatatgtgctgaaataaataattctctctattattattctgacatttcacattcttaaaataaagtggtgatcctaactgacctaagacagggaacttttactaggattaaatgtcagtaattgtgaaaaacggagtttaaatgtatttggctaaggtgtatgtaaacttccgacttcaaatgtacatggaccctacactaccgttcaaaagtttggggtcacctagaaatgtccttgtttttgaaagagaaccacattttgtccattaaaattacatcaaattggtcaaatacattgtagacattgtttctttcaaaaacaaggacatttctaagtgaccccaaacttttgaactgtagtgtacatGCATCCGTCATGTGAAGACCTACATTCCTGCAGGACACATACTCTGGAGTGAGTAAGTTGTTTTCTATGTCAACAAAGTTTCCGTTTGTATGTGCTGTGTTCAGATCGAGGAGTTGGGCTCTGAGGGCAGAGTGGAGGAGGCCCAGGGGATGATGAAACTCGTGGAACAGCTAAAGGATGAGAGGGAGCTGCTCAGCTCCACCCCCTCTGTGAGTTACTCCCAGTTCTTTCTTACTCCATCAGCATTGAGATCAACTCCATTATCTATTTAGTAAGCCTTTTGTATGAATTCAATACCGTGAATTAAACCTGGGGATGAGACATTTTTTGGTTGAAAGTGCTGTACTTGTAAAACTAAAAGTCATCCTGATTGATTCCAGACGATTGAGACCTTTGCGGCCCAGGAGAAACAGATGGAGGTGTGTGAGGTGTGCGGGGCATTCCTCATTGTGGGAGACGCCCAGTCCCGGGTGGATGACCACCTGATGGGCAAGCAGCACATGGGCTACGCCAAGATCAAGTCCACTGTGGAGGAGCTCAAGGTAAGTCCTTAGGTTTGAAGGATTGTTCACTCCCAAGTCAATGTTTGTCAAGATTCCATATATGCCATTTGTTGTACTGTATGCTTTAATACCCATGAAAAGGAAGTATCATTTTATCATTTTGACTGTTGCTGTTTTGAAAGACCAGTATGTTGATATTGCTGATGCAGAAAAACATTCAGTCATATAATTGAATTGTTGGTGGTAAGTCATGAATGAATGATTTTCTGTTAAGGAGAAGTTAAATCGGCGATCCGAAGACCCCGCCGGAGAAGACAAGGGAGAGCTAGAAAGCAAGGACTGGGAgcgtgagagggaggagagggagactaaGCGCAAgttggaagaggaggagaaagagaaggagaaagagcgtgagaaggagaaggagaaagagagggagcgagtgaaggagcgggagagagagagggagcgagagagggagaagagaggaaggaggagccACTCGAACAGCCGCCACTCCAGCCGAGCGTCGGACCGTAAGAAGAGTCGTTCCCGGGAACGCCGGCGGTCCAGGAGCAAGGAGAGGGAGCGCAAACGTagcaggtactgtactgtatggcaCGTAGACTAGTAGTGTATGGCACGTAGACTAGTAGTGTATGGCACGTAGACTAGTAGTGTATGGCACGTAGACTAGTAGTGTATGGCTGATTCACACTATAGGCCGACCCCCAACTGTACTGTGCTGGCTCGTTcattttcctttcaaatggtctTTTCCCGCACGGTcccagcaactatggtggatgcttaacccataagagtctaagccgGGGGAGGGGGTCTACTAAGCTATAAGGAATTGTGTTAAGGTCATACCAAAgataattttgctatttgatttggtattttaagaccccttgtatcacacttttttttttaatgttaaacgtatttgattaaaacatttttgggccttactgctattagcctatacaaacgcattgaataacagattcattaCATGGAACAACAAATAGTCCCAAAAAgacatctaaaggaagtttgttctgaagtgtctgtcctacatcTGACAGATAATTTTATTTTgaaacatgtatttaaccccataTTTTTGCCAAttaacagtctccatatatacttccataagACCAGTCTTGAGGCCTGTGGGCGTCTTAGAGCAGAACAACAGACATGTTCCTGAGAGTCTCACCTTcacatattagtgtgtagcccaaactgtttggacgctacagacagaagtcgGCAGATTGGCTGTAATGACTTCTGAtgagtcccaagacgcttgtggggatcgtagagcaaaacggagaacaccgtGTTCATGccagtctcatctttccatagagggttcATAAtagttcggacgctacagatgattctgtgagaagaccgatttttcgggatgtctcatggtctgacaaacaccgctctagctctgtcacctttcaccgcagatgcggaagtgttacgtaggcggatgcagtggattgagacacatccaTTGCAAAAACAAAATATTTTTACCTTAATCTGAAATATTTTGATGGAGCTATTATTGTAAATAGTTTTCCGCGGGGTGcgtgttaactcgaaatgacacaacgacaaggttccagtttaacaaagtttactctactatatgaacacactacaaggtagccattacactccaggctaggtccaacaacgacaagacttcctgcgcatgcgcactcttgactgagtgatagccccgtaataacagaaatatagggatacttaaaacatgaacttaacaaactcccccttttctttaaagacaaataaaacatcaacaacatagttaaatgtccaagtattattcaagatccccattacaaatgggttgtgtgacagttcttatttgtattactcaagctgccactttccattactgagagcctgtaggagcgagagcctgtaggagcacaagaccggatgctccttttttagtcagacagtcagcaagctgttcctttgtggtctaccacagaatccgctggattctctgtgcttgaataagttccttgatgctgctaatctcaaagtcttttctctgtgacagacttggttgacttcacagcatcaactaatgagtagttgtcagtgacacaaactagaggtaggaagtgccgttttgtcccaccagtgataacctagcgaagcatcacggaagacaactagtttcaaagagtcatcttttccaacatgctgaaactttaaagtcacttgttgtgatttcagtttacgaacaactttgtttgcctcatgaatggtttgtacagtggcgtgttttgtgttagatgccaagttgcaaccatcaaaccaggtctactctgtctcgcagcccataaaatttgtcccatctttgacctcaattgaccagcttcaattccacagaggggaattcctttgtacggctcttgaagaatccatgtggataggttgaagattcttgatatagctctcctgttgcatcagtatttttccatcaactgtaataaactctatgccaacataacaaaaatgatcatgctcctcacggccaacctagaaaacagctttgaggtgtggaatcacagttgaagcaaaggtctgtgagccaccccagataaagtcatcaacatgacaggcaagtactccagtcacattgcagtcttgatcaagccaatagaagactgcaggatccacttgtgacatttttccacctgtattcagcattgttgccttgactttgttgtaccagtagagtgatccatctgccagtccatacacacacttctttagtttccacagtgttccttcacttttagcttcgggcggaggtcggatgtgaatgtcccttgacagctctgttccctgcaaaaatccagatttgatgtctatggaattaagtttccattttttctggcagatcactgacatcagcaatctgagtgactctgaggcgcatgtcggtgagtcttttgggagttctttagcagccagctcctcaaaacctctagccactagacgtgctttGGGCGCTATTCCAGCtaaggattctttaagggtacacacccacattgttgagacgcacttttggccaatgtctttgacttcctcaaacactccatttttcctccaattactgagctcatctagcttagctgagtcaaatgacacgtcctttgtttcaagtacatcatcattttgaatgtcattctgtttttctcgattttccattggttcaattctgatattatctacaagtggcaggtcagctgaccctgttgtaccagaaagtgtagctggttcagagtactgcaagttgtaccagttcttgtgttttgcttttcctgctcgtccaatgacggttgctgtatgtggaataccactttctctgtccgtgtatttaacagtttgtccagttttcagattggaacaaccatgttctcttaacacatgtggctgttgaatgttttcctcatttgaacgctcaacagtattacctgtggcatggttgaaggtctctgctccatttcctgtgttagtttcggtgtccatatcatcggatgcgacatctggtaggtttgtgtctgttactgtgtcctttttgtcattttcattaggagactgattctcagcaacagcccctctatcttgttgatcatttactttctgcaatcttgagtgatgcaccctgacaatcatgcctccgtgcctcacaaatatcaccacaccatcttgaccaatgactactcccggtcctttccactcttgacagtcaactcgtttgtagtacactttgtttccagtttcgtacttctcatcatcattattccctgaactgctgagtaacttctgaagtctgttaactgtatcatgtccaaactgtttgtaaagctttaacaatactttgtgtttttctttagtgctcatgttctctgtgactgtcagaatcttcatgtgctctgtgtcagtcagaatctcatttttgcatggactctgtgtgatgtctttgtctaaaatgtttacacaatagtggcctgaggtagtaagttcaagagtcactggttgtttaaacatcactgccttgtcattttttatgtctagtacagcctctgccttcttgagggaagctttgcttaatagtaaggggatatctgtagggaccacctctgtttcaatgtgacacttagtctgaccaatttttgctggtatcttaactctcttggtagaatggacaattctcccgtctccaaatt
The Salvelinus namaycush isolate Seneca unplaced genomic scaffold, SaNama_1.0 Scaffold1230, whole genome shotgun sequence genome window above contains:
- the LOC120036183 gene encoding luc7-like protein 3 isoform X3, which translates into the protein MLSAAQLLDELMGRDRNLAPDEKRCNVRWDHETTCKYYLCGFCPAELFTNTRSDLGPCEKIHDENLRKMYEKSSRFMKEGYERDFLRYLQSLLAEVERRIRRGHARLALSQAQQAAGQGPGGPVGKNEEKATVLTEKIEDLVMQIEELGSEGRVEEAQGMMKLVEQLKDERELLSSTPSTIETFAAQEKQMEVCEVCGAFLIVGDAQSRVDDHLMGKQHMGYAKIKSTVEELKKLNRRSEDPAGEDKGELESKDWEREREERETKRKLEEEEKEKEKEREKEKEKERERVKEREREREREREKRGRRSHSNSRHSSRASDRKKSRSRERRRSRSKERERKRSSRDRDRERRRSRERSDRKRRSRSRERKKSRSSERKSHRHRSRSRDKDRTSRDKERKEPEERRSSSKKDEVLKEDKPSSDVAKPGPVEAEAPASTLGLALLARVNGAAQDDLHSEGDTQSN
- the LOC120036183 gene encoding luc7-like protein 3 isoform X2, with the translated sequence MLSAAQLLDELMGRDRNLAPDEKRCNVRWDHETTCKYYLCGFCPAELFTNTRSDLGPCEKIHDENLRKMYEKSSRFMKEGYERDFLRYLQSLLAEVERRIRRGHARLALSQAQQAAGGPGGPVGKNEEKATVLTEKIEDLVMQIEELGSEGRVEEAQGMMKLVEQLKDERELLSSTPSTIETFAAQEKQMEVCEVCGAFLIVGDAQSRVDDHLMGKQHMGYAKIKSTVEELKEKLNRRSEDPAGEDKGELESKDWEREREERETKRKLEEEEKEKEKEREKEKEKERERVKEREREREREREKRGRRSHSNSRHSSRASDRKKSRSRERRRSRSKERERKRSSRDRDRERRRSRERSDRKRRSRSRERKKSRSSERKSHRHRSRSRDKDRTSRDKERKEPEERRSSSKKDEVLKEDKPSSDVAKPGPVEAEAPASTLGLALLARVNGAAQDDLHSEGDTQSN
- the LOC120036183 gene encoding luc7-like protein 3 isoform X1 gives rise to the protein MLSAAQLLDELMGRDRNLAPDEKRCNVRWDHETTCKYYLCGFCPAELFTNTRSDLGPCEKIHDENLRKMYEKSSRFMKEGYERDFLRYLQSLLAEVERRIRRGHARLALSQAQQAAGQGPGGPVGKNEEKATVLTEKIEDLVMQIEELGSEGRVEEAQGMMKLVEQLKDERELLSSTPSTIETFAAQEKQMEVCEVCGAFLIVGDAQSRVDDHLMGKQHMGYAKIKSTVEELKEKLNRRSEDPAGEDKGELESKDWEREREERETKRKLEEEEKEKEKEREKEKEKERERVKEREREREREREKRGRRSHSNSRHSSRASDRKKSRSRERRRSRSKERERKRSSRDRDRERRRSRERSDRKRRSRSRERKKSRSSERKSHRHRSRSRDKDRTSRDKERKEPEERRSSSKKDEVLKEDKPSSDVAKPGPVEAEAPASTLGLALLARVNGAAQDDLHSEGDTQSN
- the LOC120036183 gene encoding luc7-like protein 3 isoform X4 — protein: MYEKSSRFMKEGYERDFLRYLQSLLAEVERRIRRGHARLALSQAQQAAGQGPGGPVGKNEEKATVLTEKIEDLVMQIEELGSEGRVEEAQGMMKLVEQLKDERELLSSTPSTIETFAAQEKQMEVCEVCGAFLIVGDAQSRVDDHLMGKQHMGYAKIKSTVEELKEKLNRRSEDPAGEDKGELESKDWEREREERETKRKLEEEEKEKEKEREKEKEKERERVKEREREREREREKRGRRSHSNSRHSSRASDRKKSRSRERRRSRSKERERKRSSRDRDRERRRSRERSDRKRRSRSRERKKSRSSERKSHRHRSRSRDKDRTSRDKERKEPEERRSSSKKDEVLKEDKPSSDVAKPGPVEAEAPASTLGLALLARVNGAAQDDLHSEGDTQSN